From the genome of Hypomesus transpacificus isolate Combined female unplaced genomic scaffold, fHypTra1 scaffold_288, whole genome shotgun sequence:
ctcccagcttCCAGACCACTGTTGTACCCACCTGTCCTCGCTAGCGTACCGAAGTGTCCTGAAGTAGGAGCCTGGGATAACTTGACTTAGCCTAGCTCACATGGGATAACCTGACCTAGTCTATAGCTCACATGGGATAACCTGACCTAGTCTATAGCTCACCTGGGATAACCTGACCTAGTCTATAGCTCACCTGGGATAACCTGACCTAGTCTATAGCTCACCTGGGATAACCTGACCTAGTCTATAGCTCACATGGGATAACCTGACCTAGTCTATAGCTCACATGGGATAACCTGACCTAGTCTATAGCTCACCTGGGATAACCTGACCTAGTCTATAGCTCACCTGGGATAACCTGACCTAGTCTATAGCTCACATGGGATAACCTGACCTAGTCTATAGCTCACCTGGGATAACCTGACCTAGTCTATAGCTCACATGGGATAACCTGACCTAGCCTAGCCTTggctgtgtttctgctgtgaTGGACCACCATTCCCCACAGCTAATGCCCTGCACTCATCTCTATGGTAAACAAACCACATGGGAGACAGAACATGCACAACAATGTTATTTACTTACACAAGGGGTGCTATTTGTTGCTGTGACAAAGTATTTATTAAAGTTAGGCTATTGATTGCAATGGTGTTTCAGTGTCACTGTACGGTGTCATGTCCAGGCTGATGCATTTCAGCTCCTCACAGTGGATCTTGGGCTAGACTCTAAGCATAAAAAgaggatttacatttagtcatttagcagacgctcttatccagagcgacttacagtaagtaaagggatattccccccgaggcaagtagggtgaagtgccttgcccaaggacacagtcatttggcacggcagggaatcgatccagcaaccttctaattactagcccaactccctcaccgctcaaccatctgactacATATATGATGATCCGGTCTACCGGCAACTTCCACCAGGCACAGCGCCGGTTGTATCTTCCTGTGTTTGCGCATCAACCGGTCCCAGATCTCCCTGCGTTGCCTACTAGACGCGAGGAAGTAGAACAGAGGGTTGACGCAGCAGTTAAAGCTCACGAGCGGCTTCCACACCTTGTATGATATCATCGCCACGTTCAGAACCCTGCAGTCCGCGCTCATATACACGCGCACGAACATGTACGACGTCTGCGCGATGTGGTACGGGACGAAACAGAGCACGAACATCAGACACACCGCCAGGATCACACGCAACGACTTTCTGCGCATCTTCGTTCGCACGCGTGTGCTGCCTCCTCCGGTCCTGTCATACAGAACCCACATCACGGAGCAGTAGCAGAACACTATGACGAGAAACGGTATTAGGAATCCAACCAGCGCCAAAAAGATCCCGTAGGGAAAGTATTGCTTGAAGTTCCTGGGGCTAGTCATCTCAAAGCACACCGTCATATTGTTTATTGAACCCGTGTGTGAGTACACAAGAGTGGGCGCTATCTCCGCCGTCACCAGGACCCACACCGAAACAGATACTAAAACGGCGAAGTTGTTAGTCCTCAACCGGAACGCGGTCATGGGGTAACACACTCCGAGAAAGCGGTGCACGCTGATGCACATGAGGAACATCATACTGCCGTGAAGATTGGCGTAGAAAAAGAACCTCACGGCTCTGCATGTGAAGTCACCGAAAGGCCACGCGCTGTTGTAGGCGTAGCTGATGATGAGAAGCGGCAAAGCCAGCACGTAGAGTAGGTCCGCCACGGCCAGGTTGGTAAGATAGATAACGGAGCGACTCCAGCGTCTCGTCCGTTCACACACCGACCAAAGTAAAGCCCCGTTCAAGACCAGGCCAAGCATGAACACCACACTGTAGGTCACGGGCAGAAGTATCCGTTTGTAAAATTCGGATACCGGACACAAGGTGAAGTTTTGTCCATTCATAATGTCAATAGGCTATATTTCATAAATGGTCACCTCGATAGTGTTAATAAAGGCTATCCATTTGTCTCCCCACTTAACCACCAGTAACCTCTTTTAGATCGGCCTGCCTAGGCGGTTCAAAACCAGTCGTGAGCGTGAGAAGCGCAGTGAGACTGTCGGTTAAGCTACTTTTATCTGAAACTGTGGATCTCTCCCGAACAGTCTGTGTGCAGAGCTAAACCGACACAACGCCACCGTAGATAAACGAGCAAAGACGTGGCTGAATAAACAACGAGCCTCAGTTTACACAGAGCTATGACGTTATTGAATTGATTAGGCCATATGTTCACCTTAAACATGAGCAGAGATGGCAAATCACGTCCTTCATGCCAATCGAagaacagatactcatgtttaaaaagactggtaaaagtCGAAGTGCTGAGTACACTTTTTCAGTCAGTTAAAGTAtagaagtgtgggctctgacatataggCCTAAAAATTAGCCATTGC
Proteins encoded in this window:
- the LOC124463494 gene encoding P2Y purinoceptor 3-like, which produces MNGQNFTLCPVSEFYKRILLPVTYSVVFMLGLVLNGALLWSVCERTRRWSRSVIYLTNLAVADLLYVLALPLLIISYAYNSAWPFGDFTCRAVRFFFYANLHGSMMFLMCISVHRFLGVCYPMTAFRLRTNNFAVLVSVSVWVLVTAEIAPTLVYSHTGSINNMTVCFEMTSPRNFKQYFPYGIFLALVGFLIPFLVIVFCYCSVMWVLYDRTGGGSTRVRTKMRRKSLRVILAVCLMFVLCFVPYHIAQTSYMFVRVYMSADCRVLNVAMISYKVWKPLVSFNCCVNPLFYFLASSRQRREIWDRLMRKHRKIQPALCLVEVAGRPDHHICSQMVER